The nucleotide window CACCGTGTACAGACCCACGACTATGAACACGGCGCCGATCATGCTGGTTGAAGGCAGCACAAACCACCAAACGATACGAGCAATCAGTATCCGGGTCGCCAAATTTTGAAGGATGCATCGATGGATCGATCGATCACCCGTACCTGCCGACGCGTATCTTCTCGCCGAGGATGCCCCACCCGACGACGGCGACGATGATGAGCATCATGGGGCTGAACATGGACACGAAGACCGGCCCGCGCACCTGGATGCACCACGACATCACCGCGATCACCATCCCTGACGCCACCACCCCCTGCGTATATACATATATTTATGTACATGTTCAGTTCCAGTTACACCACAGCACACTGAACAAACCAATTCACATCGTGTCTAATGATCTGGACAATGGAGAGAATGTGATCTTATTACCGCGTAGAGCGAGCCAATGAGCCTGATGTCGAACCCGAGCGCCCACGCCGAGAGCCTGTGCTCCGCGGCCACCGCGATGACGCCGCACTGGACGCTGGCCATGGACGCCATCAGCACCGTGGTCGTATACGGGGACGCGTAGGTGTTGGACATCTTCTTCTGCCACCACCGCCAAAACGATCGATCCATCACCTTAACTTGTACACGCAAACCAGCAGATTGCTCGTACGTATGTACTACATACCTGAATGATGAACCAGACGGCCCACGCGACATTGGAGGCGATGACCAGGGCGGCTCCGAGGGCGGCGGTGTGCCCGCCGGCGTGGGCCGCGGCCTCGGCGGTCATGGTGCGCTGGACGTACGGCCAGTGGATCGGGGAGGCCAGGGTCCTGACGAGGGGGCCCCTGTAGAAGGTCATCAGCATGGAGCCGACCACGCAGAGGGCCGTGCCGGCCACCTTGGCCTTCCCGGCGAGCGCCGCCACGGGCTCCATCTTGAGCGCGGCCGCCAGCGCGAAGGTCACCGCCGGGAGGGTGTTGTTCAGCG belongs to Triticum urartu cultivar G1812 chromosome 7, Tu2.1, whole genome shotgun sequence and includes:
- the LOC125524726 gene encoding WAT1-related protein At1g09380-like, whose product is MNQVFYFVGLKYSRPTVASALNNTLPAVTFALAAALKMEPVAALAGKAKVAGTALCVVGSMLMTFYRGPLVRTLASPIHWPYVQRTMTAEAAAHAGGHTAALGAALVIASNVAWAVWFIIQKKMSNTYASPYTTTVLMASMASVQCGVIAVAAEHRLSAWALGFDIRLIGSLYAGVVASGMVIAVMSWCIQVRGPVFVSMFSPMMLIIVAVVGWGILGEKIRVGSMIGAVFIVVGLYTVLWGKGRDIVATETTEDDEEKKIGGGEASNGAVDGAAVSRPCPAADRHEATGQP